The genome window GACCTGCACTTCGGGCAGGACGGGCTGCTCTACATCAGCGTAGGTGACGGCGGGTGCCAACTGGGCGACCCGACGCGCTGCGCGGGGCAGAACACCACCGCGCGCCGGCTGGACGTGATGCTGGGGAAGATGCTGCGCATCCGCAAGGACGGGAGCATCCCCACGGACAACCCCTGGTACGCGGCCGCTGGCAGCCGCCGCTGCGGCAACCCCGCGGGCGTGCCGACGGGCACCGGGCCGTGCCAGGAGAACTACGCCACCGGCCTGCGCAACCCGTTCCGCTTCGCCTTCCAGCCCGGCACCAACACGTTCTTCATCAACGACGTGGGCCAGGGCGTGTGGGAGGAAATCGACGAGGGCATCAAGGGCGCGGACTACGGCTGGAACACGCGCGAGGGCCACTGCGCGAACAACTCCACCACGAGCTGCGGCGCGCCTCCGGCGGGGATGACCAACCCCATCTTCGACTACAAGCACGGCACCAACGACGCGAGCTCGCCCTTCCAGAACTGCAACTCGATTACGGGCGGTACCTTTGCGCCCGTGGGTGCGTGGGCGCCGGGTGACGACAACGCCTACTTCTTCAGCGACTACGTCTGCGGCAAGGTCTTCAAGCTGACGCGCGGCGCGGGCGGCGCGGTGTCGGTGAGCGCGTTCGCCACCGGCCTGGGCGGCAGCTCCGCGGTGACGCTGCGCTTCGGCCCCTCCAGCGCGGGCCAGGCGCTCTACTACACGACCTATGCGAATGGCGGCGAGGTGCGCCGCATCAACTACAGCGGCACGACCAACCGGCCGCCGGTGGCCGCCGTCACGGCGTCTCCCACGGCGGGCTCCACACCGCTCACCGTCTCCTTCAACGGCGGTGGCAGCAGCGACCCGGATGGGGACGCGCTGACGTACCTCTGGAACTTCGGCGACGGCAGCGCGGTGGTGCAGACGACCACGCCGACGACAAGCCACGTCTACACGACGGCGGGCGCGTTCACCGCGTCCCTCACGGTGCGCGACGCGCGGGGGGCCTCGTCCACCCAGGCGGCCACGGTGCGCATCGACGCGGGCAACACGGCGCCGGTGGTCACCATCACCTCGCCGGCCGCCGGCCTGCGCTTCCGGGTGGGCCAGACGCTGGTGCTGACGGGCAGCGCCACGGACGCCGAGGACGGCCAGCTGCCGGACAGCAGCCTCCGCTGGGAGGCACTGCTGCACCATGACGAGCACACCCACCCGCTGCTCACGCCCACCACCGGCAACAACCTCACCCTCGCCGCGCCCTCGCCGGAGGACCTGGCCGCCGTCAACACGAACTACGTGGAGATCATCCTCACGGCGACGGACTCGCAGGGCCGGAGCACCACGGTGACGCGCGACGTGCTGCCCATCATCGTGGACGTGGCGCTGGGCTCGGTGCCGTCGGGGCTGACGCTCCAGGTCAACGGGACGAGCTTCACCACGCCGGCGACGGTGAAGTCGTGGCCGGGCTACACGCTCAACGTCTCCGCGCCGGCGCAGGCTGACTCCACGGGGGCGTGGAAGGTGTGGAGCGCGTGGTCCGACGGCGGGGCGCGAGCGCACGGCTACCTGACGCCGGATGGGGCATCCAGCCTCACCGCCACGTACAAGGACGGCCTGCGGGCGCGGGTGAACTTCCAGCCGGCCGGTGCGCCGGTGCCCGCGGGCTATGTCGCCGACGCGGGCCTCGTCTTCGGGGCGCGGGGCAATGGCTTCAGCTACGGGTGGAACGCGGACAACAGCGCGCTGGCGCGGGACCGGAACAGCGCGACGTCGCCGGACCAGCGCTACGACACGTTCAACCACCTGCAGAAGGCGGAGAACCCGAATGCCTCGTGGGAGCTGGCGGTGCCGTCGGGCCGGTACTCCGTGACGCTGGCCGCGGGGGACCCTGACCACTTCGACAGCGTCTTCCGGCTGGCGCTGGAGGGGCAGCTGGCGCTGTCCGGGACGCCCAACACCAGCACGCGGTTCTTCACGTCCACCGCGAGCGTCACCGTCACCGACGGCCGGCTGAGCCTCACCAGCGGCAGCGGCGCGGCGAACAACAAGATCAACTTCATCGACGTCGAGCAGCAGGAGTAGCCGCGAAGGCTCTGCCAGCGCGTCAGCCCGGCTCCGTGGGTGGTGGCCCCCGGAACACCGAAGCTGACGCGCTGGCGGGGACGTTCCGAGGCGCGTTACCGACGACAAGACGCCCCCGGCGGGCGGGGCCATCCACCGCCAAGGAACTCGGCCCGCTCCGGCCCATCGCGTGGAAGGAACGCTCATTCCGCCCGGGCGGCACGCCGTGCCTCCCGAGCCTGCCAGGAACGTTCATGCCAGGCTGGCCGCCAGTTCCGCGCCCCAGACCTGGAAGGAACCCTCATTCCGTACGGGCAGCCCCCGTGCCTCCCAAGCCCGCCAGTAATGCTCATGCCAGGCTGGCCGCCAGCTCCGCCCCCAGACCTGGAAGGAACGCTCATTCCACGCGGACCGTCCGCGCCACCGCCGCTTGGAAGGAGCGTTCCTTCCAAGCTGGCCGCCCGCTCCGCCCTGCGGCCTGGAAGGAACGCTCCTTCCAAGCTGGCCGCCCGCTCCGCCCCAGCGTGGGCACGCCCCCATCAGCTGAGCTGCTCCACGGACGCGTACAGTCCGGTCGCCCGCCGTGCGCGCTCCGCTACGGGCCTCGCTCGCTCGGAAGCGCGGCGGAGCCCGGTATCAGCGACCGGGCGACGTGCTTGACGTACTCAGCGCGCGCCCGCTCGGAGCCCAGCGTGTCCGGGCTGGCGATGGCGAGGTGCAGCAGGCCCACGTAGGTGGAATACGCCTGCAGCGCCCAGTGGCGCGCCTCGCGCACCGGCAGCCCCAGCGCCCGGTACAGCTTCACCAGGTAGTCGATGCGCCGCTTCGAGACGCGCTCGAGCACCGGCTGGATGCGCGGGTCCGAAGCGCCCACCGCGATGGCGACCTCAATCTTCCCGTGCGGGCCGTCCTCGAAGGTCAGCGCCAGCAGCCGGTGCAGCCGCTCCCGAGGGTCGGACAGTGCCTCCAGCCGGGCGATGACCTCCCCCGTCGCCAGCTGCTCCCAGCGCGCGAGCGCGGCCTGGAGCAGCTCGGCCCGGTCCTTGAAGTGCCAGTAGAAGCCCCCCTTCGTCACCCCCAGCCGCCGGGCCAGCCTCTCGACGGAGAGGGCCTCCACGCCGTCCGCGAGGCTCCAGAGCGCGGCATCCGCCCAGTCCTCGGCCGACAGGCCGGGCCCCCGGCGCCGCTCGCGGATGTCCTCGAAACTCCTGAAGGGGGCGGAGGGGGGCGGGCGGGAAGAAGCGCGGCTCATCGTTCAACCCAGTCTGGAGGACCCCTTTCCTGGCGTCCAGGGCTGTCTCCCCGTCAGCCCTGTCCTATACGGTACCGTATCGCGATACGGCACCGTATCCGATGACAGGAATGGAGGCCGCCGATGCGAGTGACGACGGGGACGCTGCTGATGGTCATTGGGGCGCTGCACCAGGCCGTGGGGCTGGTGCTCTTCCGGGAGCCCCTGCTGGAGATGGTGCGAGCAGGCGTGTTCGACACCGTCGGCGAGGACACCAGCCCCCGGGCGGCCGCCTTCTGGTTCCTGGCGACGGGCCTCTTCATGATTCTCGCCGGAGCGCTGTGCCGCTGGGTGGAGCGTGCGGTGGGCCGCCCGCCCCCGGCGGGCTTCGCCTGGGGCCTGCTCGGCCTCGGGCTCTTCTTCGTCGTGCCCATGCCCGACACCGGCGGCTGGACGCTCTTCCCGCTGGGCGTGCTCGCGCTGTTCCGGGCCCGGGCTCCGAAGCCGGCGCTGCCGGAGGTGCTGCGGCCCTTCACCGAGGGCGCGGACCACGTGGACGTGAAGACGGTGGAGTCCGAGGCCTCGCTGCGCGCCTTCCTCGCGGGGCTGCTGTCCTACCAGCCCGCGTGGGTGACGGCGCTGTACGGGGTGCGCGCCGTCTTCGTCCGGCTGCTCGGGATGCGCCAGCACGGCATGCCTGGCCCCCTGCGCTCACGTCCCGAGGACATCCCCATGGCCCAGGGCAGCGCCGCGTCCTTCTTCACGGTGCGCCACGCCGAGGAGGAGCACGTCTGGGTGGCGAGCGCGGCCGACACGCACCTGGAGGCCCTGCTGGCGGTCGTGGTGGAGCCGGGCGAAGGCTCCCGGCGGCGCTTCCACGTAGTGACGGTGGTGCACTACCGGAAGTGGACGGGGCCGGTGTACTTCAACGTCATCCGGCCCTTCCATCACCTCGTGGTGGGCGCCATGGCGCGAGCGGCGGCGAGCACCGCACCCGCCGCGCACCCGGCCTGACCCGGGACGCCTCTCGCCCTACTTCGTGGTGGCAGGCGCGTCCTTGAAGATGGCCACGTGGGGCTGGCCATCCTCGCCCATGTAGCCGCGGTACATGCCGCTGGAGTTGAACGGCATGGCCACGTTGCCCTGGTGGTCCATGGCGATGATGCCGCCCTCGCCGCCCGCCTTCACCAGCACGTCGTTGACGACGTGGTTGGCGGCCTCGGGCAGGGGCAGCTCCTGGTACTCCACGCGGGCGCAGATGTCGCGCGCCACGGTGTAGCGGATGAAGAACTCGCCATGCCCGGTGGCGGAGACGGCGCAGCGCGGGTCCGCATACGTCCCGGCGCCGATGATGGGCGCGTCACCGACACGGCCGTAGCGCTTGTTCGTCATGCCCCCGGTAGACGTCCCCGCGGCGAGGTTGCCGGCCTGGTCCAGCGCCACCGCGCCCA of Pyxidicoccus xibeiensis contains these proteins:
- a CDS encoding PQQ-dependent sugar dehydrogenase encodes the protein MTPRLASPLRLTWLLLLAVACAPEPSPEVPEGAELESAEAAITLPPSYTDAQVTAIARPTALAFTPDGRLLITTQPGQLRVYANGALLPTPALDLTARLCTNSERGLLGIAVDPAFATNRYIYVYYTFNKFNTCTTNITNVAVNRVSRFTLPDTNVVAASSELVLLDNIPSTAGNHNGGDLHFGQDGLLYISVGDGGCQLGDPTRCAGQNTTARRLDVMLGKMLRIRKDGSIPTDNPWYAAAGSRRCGNPAGVPTGTGPCQENYATGLRNPFRFAFQPGTNTFFINDVGQGVWEEIDEGIKGADYGWNTREGHCANNSTTSCGAPPAGMTNPIFDYKHGTNDASSPFQNCNSITGGTFAPVGAWAPGDDNAYFFSDYVCGKVFKLTRGAGGAVSVSAFATGLGGSSAVTLRFGPSSAGQALYYTTYANGGEVRRINYSGTTNRPPVAAVTASPTAGSTPLTVSFNGGGSSDPDGDALTYLWNFGDGSAVVQTTTPTTSHVYTTAGAFTASLTVRDARGASSTQAATVRIDAGNTAPVVTITSPAAGLRFRVGQTLVLTGSATDAEDGQLPDSSLRWEALLHHDEHTHPLLTPTTGNNLTLAAPSPEDLAAVNTNYVEIILTATDSQGRSTTVTRDVLPIIVDVALGSVPSGLTLQVNGTSFTTPATVKSWPGYTLNVSAPAQADSTGAWKVWSAWSDGGARAHGYLTPDGASSLTATYKDGLRARVNFQPAGAPVPAGYVADAGLVFGARGNGFSYGWNADNSALARDRNSATSPDQRYDTFNHLQKAENPNASWELAVPSGRYSVTLAAGDPDHFDSVFRLALEGQLALSGTPNTSTRFFTSTASVTVTDGRLSLTSGSGAANNKINFIDVEQQE
- a CDS encoding TetR/AcrR family transcriptional regulator, producing MSRASSRPPPSAPFRSFEDIRERRRGPGLSAEDWADAALWSLADGVEALSVERLARRLGVTKGGFYWHFKDRAELLQAALARWEQLATGEVIARLEALSDPRERLHRLLALTFEDGPHGKIEVAIAVGASDPRIQPVLERVSKRRIDYLVKLYRALGLPVREARHWALQAYSTYVGLLHLAIASPDTLGSERARAEYVKHVARSLIPGSAALPSERGP
- a CDS encoding DUF6463 family protein gives rise to the protein MRVTTGTLLMVIGALHQAVGLVLFREPLLEMVRAGVFDTVGEDTSPRAAAFWFLATGLFMILAGALCRWVERAVGRPPPAGFAWGLLGLGLFFVVPMPDTGGWTLFPLGVLALFRARAPKPALPEVLRPFTEGADHVDVKTVESEASLRAFLAGLLSYQPAWVTALYGVRAVFVRLLGMRQHGMPGPLRSRPEDIPMAQGSAASFFTVRHAEEEHVWVASAADTHLEALLAVVVEPGEGSRRRFHVVTVVHYRKWTGPVYFNVIRPFHHLVVGAMARAAASTAPAAHPA